A genomic stretch from Theropithecus gelada isolate Dixy chromosome 2, Tgel_1.0, whole genome shotgun sequence includes:
- the SERP1 gene encoding stress-associated endoplasmic reticulum protein 1, with the protein MVAKQRIRMANEKHSKNITQRGNVAKTSRNAPEEKASVGPWLLALFIFVVCGSAIFQIIQSIRMGM; encoded by the exons ATGGTCGCCAAGCAGAGGATCCGTATGGCCAACGAGAAGCACAGCAAGAACATCACCCAGCGCGGCAACGTCGCCAAGACCTCG AGAAATGCCCCCGAAGAGAAGGCGTCTGTAGGACCCTGGTTATTGGCTCTCTTCATTTTTGTTGTCTGTGGCTCTG CAATTTTCCAGATTATTCAAAGTATCAGGATGGGCATGTGA